The Antedon mediterranea chromosome 7, ecAntMedi1.1, whole genome shotgun sequence genome has a segment encoding these proteins:
- the LOC140054873 gene encoding uncharacterized protein has protein sequence MDRNLIQNEHEPSVWQTFFRPTHCARPSVTLVATHLAGKPEVPDQHVHLQNRRIKSGTSRLRVNFLRLNSQGEDSRSPPIFPSFEYSFNHSEENKEMSIIKTRTEINRPLTLTAAVNSTALGRDCWEKFSPPTIKQNKSILPANMYDLITEMEEGGQPENVFQIKKSLELNKVFKPEDWVVPNENQMLHVQTQNKSIFSNVLPLTRGLPYLRPTVPFGLSASAMLFRRYKKQEPSIDSTMKSKINSQENNEKDTQVLNKSSISLAKSELANLIVKTLTMNLPQDVESISKHRTVDNDSKNIEIEQRKEHIKENKELQSAIDMENDNHKKDFEAFSRIVQVHDCEAETSSCYYSSEVSDQEAGHQVDSEKDSDEEYSDEEEDGGRYSDTSGSLSDFESDTESYDASSEYETDSEVESDNESWASDLKDPIPVCKNDIVSFILGQGSDATGGKDSGFDEGDETSIDEMSKKQDHFNDDHLWQSLLKSGDPYNPINGWKCYPSSQFHSKDNSNRKATIDNSDKQLQMLETELQNSLIDVTRENDFQPNINFATSCEPNNDIAPKSVATSCAVFKCLINTCASASNEPKLNSEVNKYKSDYTNAAIVGGIMNFSKSCFKNCRKQNVKNTKRVSFSCNDVSSFENPEWCDDYRETRKPYWESFARDRCRFRKRIQEISDSISYCFDPDHRKKMMDKLKVNV, from the exons TGGCGGGAAAACCGGAGGTTCCCGACCAACATGTCCACTTACAGAACCGGCGGATAAAAAGTGGAACTTCGAGGCTTAGAGTAAATTTTTTACGGCTTAATAGCCAGGGAGAGGACAGCAGAAGCCCACCTATCTTTCCTAGTTTTGAATATTCATTCAATCACTCTGAAGAAAATAAGGAAATGTCAATAATAAAGACAAGAACAGAAATAAATAGGCCTCTCACTCTCACTGCTGCTGTTAATTCTACAGCTCTAGGCAGAGACTGCTGGGAAAAATTTAGTCCACCaactattaaacaaaataaaagtatattacCAGCAAATATGTATGACTTGATCACTGAAATGGAAGAAGGTGGACAGCCAgaaaatgtatttcaaataaaaaaaagtttggaATTAAATAAAGTGTTTAAACCAGAAGACTGGGTTGTGCCAAATGAAAATCAAATGCTGCACGTTCAAACtcaaaataaaagtattttttccAATGTTTTACCATTAACTAGAGGTCTGCCATATTTAAGGCCAACAGTTCCATTTGGCTTGAGTGCCTCAGCTATGTTATTTAGAAGATATAAAAAACAAGAGCCATCTATTGATTCAACGATGAAATCAAAGATAAATTCTCAAGAGAATAATGAAAAAGATACTCAAGTTCTCAATAAATCATCAATTTCATTAGCTAAGTCTGAACTTGCGAATTTGATAGTAAAAACTTTAACAATGAATTTACCTCAAGATGTAGAGAGTATTTCCAAACATAGAACTGTAGACAATGACagtaaaaatattgaaatagaaCAGCGAAAGGAACACATAAAGGAAAATAAAGAACTTCAGTCTGCAATTGATATGGAAAATGACAATCATAAAAAGGATTTTGAAGCATTTTCAAGGATTGTGCAAGTTCATGATTGTGAAGCAGAAACGAGCTCCTGTTATTATAGTTCAGAGGTCAGTGATCAAGAGGCTGGTCACCAAGTTGACAGCGAGAAAGATTCTGATGAAGAATATAGTGATGAAGAAGAGGATGGAGGTAGATATAGCGATACTTCAGGGTCGTTATCAGATTTTGAAAGCGATACTGAGTCATATGACGCATCAAGTGAATATGAAACAGATTCTGAGGTTGAGAGTGATAATGAATCATGGGCTAGTGATCTCAAAGATCCTATCCCAGTTTGTAAAAATGACATTGTCTCTTTTATCTTAGGCCAAGGTAGTGATGCTACTGGTGGCAAGGACAGTGGCTTTGATGAAGGTGATGAGACTTCCATTGATGAAATGTCCAAAAAACAAGATCATTTCAATGACGACCATCTATGGCAGTCTCTTCTAAAGTCTGGTGATCCATACAACCCAATCAATGGATGGAAATGCTACCCTAGCAGTCAATTCCATAGCAAAGACAATTCAAATCGAAAAGCAACCATCGACAATTCTGATAAACAGTTACAAATGCTAGAAACTGAACTTCAAAATAGCTTGATCGATGTTACACGTGAGAATGACTTTCAGCCAAATATCAATTTTGCTACCTCTTGTGAACCAAATAATGATATAGCACCTAAATCGGTTGCAACATCATGTGCTGTTTTTAAATGCCTTATTAATACTTGTGCTTCAGCTTCTAATGAACCCAAGTTAAACAGTGAAgttaacaaatataaaagtgACTATACAAATGCTGCAATTGTTGGAGGCATAATGAACTTTTCGAAAAGCTGTTTTAAGAATTGCAGAAAACAAAATGTCAAAAACACAAAGAGA GTGTCTTTTAGCTGTAACGATGTAAGCTCTTTTGAGAACCCTGAGTGGTGCGATGATTATCGGGAAACACGTAAACCTTACTGGGAGTCATTTGCTCGTGATCGATGTCGTTTCCGAAAAAGGATTCAAGAAATTAGTGATTCCATCAGCTATTGCTTTGACCCAGACCACCGAAAAAAGATGATGGATAAACTGAAAGTTAACGTTTGA
- the LOC140054416 gene encoding uncharacterized protein, whose protein sequence is MLAISTLVGLGLLSVCAAQQQVECFIPCSLSYHPVCALDGVTYSNMCMFHNHRRCINSNLAVHHRGVCGASRDCYDNEDGKWWKYNERKENWRTCKECTCVGKVWACSQCTPGKTFCPERSCPWPCYYGYRVETNGCQSCDCMPRKYWYLAVKGNNHYDWTYAYYYRRRNSRRWNRN, encoded by the exons ATGCTCGCCATATCCACCCTTGTGGGACTGGGTCTCCTTAGTGTATGTGCTGCTCAACAACAAG TGGAATGTTTTATACCATGCAGTTTGTCGTATCACCCGGTATGTGCGCTCGATGGTGTCACATACAGCAACATGTGTATGTTTCATAATCATCGCAGATGTATTAATTCAAACTTGGCTGTACATCATAGGGGAGTATGTGGAG CAAGCCGAGACTGTTACGACAATGAAGATGGAAAATGGTGGAAGTACAATGAGAGAAAGGAGAACTGGAGGACATGCAAAGAATG tacgTGTGTCGGCAAAGTGTGGGCTTGTTCACAGTGTACTCCAG GTAAGACGTTTTGTCCGGAACGATCATGTCCATGGCCTTGTTACTATGGATACCGCGTGGAAACAAACGGATGCCAGAGTTGTGATTGTATGCCACGTAAATACTGGTATCTTGCCGTAAAGGGAAACAATCATTACGACTGGACATACGCTTATTATTATAGACGTCGAAATAGCAGGAGGTGGAACAGGAACTAA